Proteins encoded within one genomic window of Acidovorax sp. 107:
- a CDS encoding DUF11 domain-containing protein: MQDPSNGGTAPQNYVNISSSCVDKSYPSVYYSLRQGAATDGTQDVIMFRWRVEQIANTYATGPSAGAYGASDPWSSALWSVMFDVDGDGYLDLAAHLDGSSGSPSASIDRIAGIWSRRPTQSLDYVGDPTNVRLLAHNPTAFVDPGTSRLLNFGNRIAGVPQPTWPNGSAETTWDYGPTRAKRVSSSPCNEFFIDYQIPVQMLDASAQGGPKITRSTPISMVFCTANSLNNPFQKDCAINARWTGEAATPAPFGDYVSFNQSEPYAQPIVSKVVATPPNTCPGSYTLTATVQDTLAVVNGAVVPSVQAVRFYYYHDANGNGLADDGGSWTFAADGSLRAGTFNTWTGQWSGAGLPKGSYLIGVQALDDNTKVDLGVTPSGVNNRTFSYVAGDAQNRIQVGGTSYATVPAHDPAIGSVPSENWWGNPSVTGSQVALVGLALNDCGVAPTISKAVSQSNIATGGATTFTVTVTNSTGSPITLSRIDDPLPSGFLYQSTATFTNGGTTVTGYAAPAVNATGTVSWVPAAPLTVAPNTAVVLSFVAQAGAVAGNYNNTASAATSYGSLTSNPVALQVDAARLSITKTPSQYSINPDGSTQLTYTLRYSNDSAVAVTGATLSDPLPAGVTYVGCSGGTACSNVGGTVGWTLGALAGGASGTATVAVTVNTSYASSALLNNATVAATAPDGSTVSASGSTTVAVNVPTPAFTLSKTANNVRVAPGGSIVWTLSYRNYGTGQATGVVISDTLPAGATFTSCTGGCAQSGGAVTWNLGTVAAGATASVTLTTGVASATPFTFPNPLSNTARLTWTGNATGVTATADVGVTGASCSAVYYFHGPTTSRTATLISPAAGDVAINEQPGTTTLVFPGVAPAGGINAAGKTLTISFYMASSNGNATFQVTLFNVTRNQTIASSSAQGVSNSQGAAILQNFTTTVGAGVTINAGDQLEWRFTLGGSGQSPTFWYNSTTYNSRSSFCDPAAPANLTLTKTVNQAQVNSVPANLQYTLTFSNTGGADAASVTLQDTLPANVTMTSATLNGNAVNLGATPYANPYTFAVNSTGGGAGVVRAGESGTLVIQTTANASASGTLTNNASLAVAGTPVTTASVATTVGSLAGGGAPALTISKSADRNTLSAGGAVVYTLTVVNTGQASASSVVVRDVLPVQGYFSYGACGASAGSCAQASGTLTWTIGTLASGASATATVTMNASASSVPVGVTLLDNTATVADSSFCTGGSPPASCTSNTVTVALSGNPNLTLSKAATPLTAQPGDTVTYTLTVGNTGSSPATAVVVSDPIPSGVRYAGSYSYSASVGTGSFDALNNRMVFQVGTLASGATAALSFQTTVQALAAGSTPIVNTASASAQNAPARTASATVTASAQPQLTLSKQAPAQVGYPAATLTQSASNTTQLRVNDSSQIALDQYVAVGGSVARVVALSPTTLTLASPVTAATGSLVQAAITYTLTYQNTGTATAAGVTLTDTLPAGMAWVASEPSASVTGNTVTWSLGSLEPQAGGSVRLVTLPSAAGTYLNQASVQCGTCGPAVQASASTSVGGLVVAKRTNTPTVAAGGLADYVIEVRNTASTAIANVSVTDVLPSGFQYESTTEVSNNGAPVTPGSAPAPGSTELAWGTFTVQPGQVIAVRFAARVSANAGTATYQNDAGATPQNRTVAYDFLASTTEDVVVLGADAGLISGVVFHDTDNSGSYDAAQDLPLSGVSVQFFDAGNTLVYEEVTDAGGRYARVVPLGTWSVRAVATGIPAGLTLGSGFNNPASVNVASAQSVQTDMGFVNPTALPDLSIAKSHSGNFAQGQVGAQYQLVVTNRGTGPSSGTVTVTDTLPAGLTATNIGGAGWSSCTLATLACTRSDPLAAGASYPAITLTVNVAANAAPLITNQAAVSGGGETNTSNNTATDATTVTSTALAPDLTLAKTHAGNFSQGQVGAVYTLTVRNTGAGPTSGTVTVVDTLPSGLTATALGGSGWSCVLPALSCTRSDTLAAGASWPAITVTVAVSVNAAASLTNTATVSGGGDSTPGNNTASDVTTIAACNCTLTGHVFQDLNRNGVKDAGEPPFANVQITLQQVTQGTSSALQLRSAMQVKAGTWAAVTDINGNFSVQLPGVTTVQLFVTPPTGYAETTGTSGQTVTVGQVLAAALPVGLVPAAPTSATAIPMWSPWMWALMSLLLGGLGWRAQRGRQR, encoded by the coding sequence CAGGGGGCAGCGACCGACGGCACCCAGGACGTCATCATGTTCCGCTGGCGGGTGGAGCAGATTGCCAACACCTACGCGACGGGACCGAGTGCTGGGGCGTATGGAGCTTCTGATCCCTGGAGTTCCGCGCTCTGGAGCGTGATGTTCGATGTGGATGGCGACGGCTACCTGGACCTGGCCGCGCACCTGGACGGGTCCTCGGGCTCGCCCTCTGCCTCCATTGACCGCATTGCCGGCATCTGGAGCCGCCGGCCCACCCAGTCGCTGGACTATGTGGGCGATCCTACGAATGTGCGGTTGCTGGCGCATAACCCCACCGCGTTCGTGGACCCCGGCACGAGCCGGTTGCTCAATTTCGGCAACCGCATCGCGGGCGTGCCGCAGCCCACGTGGCCCAACGGCAGCGCCGAGACCACGTGGGACTACGGCCCCACCCGCGCCAAACGCGTTTCGTCCAGCCCCTGCAACGAGTTCTTCATCGACTACCAGATCCCCGTGCAGATGCTGGACGCAAGCGCGCAAGGGGGGCCGAAGATCACGCGCAGCACGCCCATCTCGATGGTGTTCTGCACGGCGAACAGCCTGAACAACCCCTTCCAGAAAGACTGCGCCATCAATGCGCGCTGGACGGGCGAGGCCGCCACACCGGCGCCGTTTGGCGACTATGTGTCCTTCAATCAATCCGAACCCTACGCGCAGCCGATTGTTTCAAAGGTGGTGGCCACGCCGCCCAACACTTGCCCGGGCAGCTACACGCTGACTGCGACGGTGCAGGACACGCTGGCCGTGGTGAATGGCGCGGTCGTCCCTTCTGTGCAGGCGGTGCGGTTTTATTACTACCACGACGCGAACGGAAACGGCCTGGCCGACGATGGCGGCAGCTGGACCTTTGCTGCAGATGGCAGCCTGCGCGCCGGCACCTTCAACACTTGGACCGGCCAATGGAGCGGCGCAGGCCTGCCCAAGGGCAGCTACTTGATTGGTGTGCAGGCGCTGGACGACAACACCAAGGTCGATTTGGGCGTTACGCCTTCGGGCGTGAACAACCGCACCTTCTCGTACGTTGCAGGCGATGCGCAGAACCGCATCCAGGTGGGCGGCACCAGCTACGCCACCGTGCCTGCCCATGACCCCGCCATTGGCTCCGTGCCCTCTGAGAACTGGTGGGGCAACCCCTCGGTCACGGGCAGCCAGGTGGCGCTTGTGGGCCTGGCGCTGAACGATTGCGGCGTGGCTCCCACAATCAGCAAGGCTGTGAGCCAATCCAACATCGCCACCGGAGGCGCGACCACCTTCACGGTCACGGTGACCAACAGCACTGGTTCGCCCATCACCCTGAGCCGCATCGACGACCCCTTGCCCAGTGGCTTTCTGTACCAGTCCACGGCCACGTTCACCAACGGTGGGACGACGGTGACGGGCTATGCCGCGCCGGCGGTCAATGCCACGGGCACGGTGTCTTGGGTTCCGGCGGCCCCGCTCACGGTGGCGCCCAACACGGCCGTGGTCTTGAGCTTCGTGGCCCAGGCCGGGGCGGTGGCGGGCAACTACAACAACACGGCCAGCGCCGCCACCAGCTACGGTAGCCTGACCAGCAACCCGGTGGCCTTGCAAGTGGATGCCGCCCGCCTGTCCATTACCAAGACGCCCAGCCAGTACAGCATCAACCCCGACGGCAGCACCCAGCTGACCTACACGCTGCGCTATTCCAACGATTCGGCCGTCGCGGTGACAGGTGCCACGTTGAGCGACCCACTGCCTGCCGGGGTGACCTATGTGGGTTGCAGCGGAGGCACGGCTTGCAGCAACGTGGGCGGCACGGTGGGCTGGACGCTGGGGGCGTTGGCAGGCGGGGCTTCCGGCACGGCAACCGTTGCGGTGACGGTCAACACCAGCTACGCCAGCAGCGCGCTGCTCAACAACGCCACGGTGGCAGCCACAGCACCAGATGGCTCCACAGTTTCGGCCAGCGGTTCGACCACGGTGGCGGTCAACGTGCCGACGCCTGCGTTCACCCTTAGCAAGACGGCCAACAATGTGCGCGTTGCGCCGGGCGGCTCCATCGTCTGGACGCTGAGCTATCGCAACTACGGGACCGGCCAAGCCACGGGCGTGGTGATCAGCGACACGCTTCCGGCGGGCGCCACCTTCACGTCCTGTACCGGTGGCTGCGCCCAATCTGGCGGCGCTGTGACGTGGAATCTTGGCACGGTGGCTGCAGGTGCCACGGCCTCGGTCACGCTGACCACAGGAGTGGCTTCGGCGACCCCGTTCACCTTCCCCAACCCCTTGTCTAACACCGCCCGGCTGACTTGGACGGGCAACGCCACCGGCGTGACGGCCACGGCGGATGTGGGGGTGACCGGGGCCTCTTGCAGCGCGGTGTACTACTTCCATGGGCCCACGACCAGCCGCACGGCTACCTTGATTTCACCCGCCGCAGGCGATGTCGCCATCAACGAACAGCCGGGAACCACCACCTTGGTGTTTCCGGGCGTGGCCCCCGCCGGCGGCATCAATGCCGCCGGGAAGACGCTCACCATCAGCTTCTATATGGCGTCCAGTAACGGCAACGCGACCTTCCAAGTCACGCTGTTCAACGTGACGCGCAACCAGACCATTGCCAGCAGTAGCGCCCAAGGGGTCAGCAACAGCCAGGGCGCAGCAATACTGCAGAACTTCACCACTACAGTGGGGGCGGGGGTCACTATCAACGCGGGCGACCAGCTGGAGTGGCGGTTCACGCTGGGCGGATCGGGACAGTCGCCGACCTTTTGGTACAACAGCACGACCTACAACTCGCGTTCGTCCTTCTGCGATCCAGCCGCCCCCGCCAACCTCACGCTGACCAAGACAGTGAACCAGGCCCAGGTGAACAGCGTGCCGGCCAATTTGCAGTACACCCTGACGTTCAGCAACACGGGCGGTGCCGATGCCGCCAGCGTGACGCTGCAGGACACGTTGCCCGCCAATGTGACCATGACGAGCGCCACACTGAACGGCAATGCGGTGAACCTGGGGGCGACGCCCTATGCCAACCCCTACACATTCGCCGTGAACTCGACCGGTGGTGGAGCGGGCGTGGTGCGAGCCGGTGAATCCGGCACCTTGGTCATCCAGACCACGGCGAATGCCTCGGCCAGTGGCACGCTGACCAACAACGCCTCGCTGGCTGTGGCGGGTACGCCCGTGACTACCGCCTCCGTGGCCACCACGGTGGGCAGTCTCGCGGGAGGGGGGGCGCCGGCGCTCACCATCAGCAAGTCGGCCGACCGCAATACGCTGTCGGCTGGCGGCGCCGTGGTGTACACGCTCACGGTGGTCAACACTGGCCAGGCCAGTGCCTCCAGTGTGGTGGTGCGCGACGTTCTGCCGGTGCAGGGATATTTCAGCTATGGCGCGTGCGGCGCATCCGCAGGCTCTTGCGCGCAGGCCTCAGGCACGCTGACTTGGACCATTGGCACGCTCGCCAGCGGCGCCTCCGCCACCGCCACTGTGACGATGAATGCCTCGGCGTCGAGCGTGCCTGTGGGCGTGACCCTGCTGGACAACACGGCGACCGTGGCAGATTCCAGCTTCTGCACGGGGGGCTCGCCCCCGGCCAGTTGCACCAGCAACACGGTGACCGTGGCCCTGAGCGGCAATCCGAACCTGACGCTGTCCAAGGCCGCCACCCCGCTCACGGCCCAACCGGGCGACACCGTGACCTACACACTGACCGTGGGCAACACGGGCTCGTCGCCTGCCACCGCAGTGGTCGTGAGCGACCCCATTCCATCGGGCGTGCGTTACGCCGGCAGCTACAGCTACAGCGCCAGCGTGGGCACGGGCAGCTTTGATGCCCTCAACAACCGCATGGTGTTCCAGGTGGGCACCTTGGCCTCGGGCGCCACGGCGGCGCTTAGCTTCCAGACCACGGTGCAGGCGCTGGCTGCGGGCAGCACGCCCATCGTGAACACGGCCAGCGCCTCAGCTCAGAACGCACCTGCACGCACAGCATCCGCTACCGTAACGGCATCGGCCCAGCCACAGCTCACGTTGAGCAAGCAGGCGCCCGCCCAAGTCGGCTACCCTGCAGCCACGCTCACCCAGTCAGCCTCCAACACCACGCAGCTGCGGGTGAACGACAGCAGCCAGATTGCGCTCGATCAGTACGTGGCAGTGGGGGGCTCGGTGGCGCGCGTGGTCGCGCTGTCGCCCACTACGCTCACCCTGGCGTCGCCCGTGACGGCGGCCACGGGCAGCTTGGTCCAGGCAGCCATCACCTATACGCTGACTTACCAGAACACCGGCACCGCCACGGCCGCTGGCGTGACGTTGACCGACACCTTGCCGGCTGGCATGGCGTGGGTTGCGTCCGAGCCGAGTGCCTCTGTCACAGGCAACACGGTGACCTGGAGTCTGGGCAGTCTGGAGCCCCAGGCAGGGGGCTCCGTGCGTCTGGTGACTTTGCCATCGGCAGCAGGCACGTACCTCAATCAAGCCAGCGTCCAGTGCGGCACCTGCGGGCCGGCGGTGCAGGCGAGTGCGTCCACCTCGGTGGGCGGGCTGGTGGTTGCCAAACGCACCAACACACCTACCGTGGCAGCGGGCGGGCTGGCGGACTATGTGATTGAGGTGCGCAACACCGCCAGCACGGCCATCGCCAACGTGTCCGTGACGGACGTGCTGCCGTCCGGCTTCCAGTATGAATCGACCACGGAAGTGAGCAACAACGGCGCACCCGTCACGCCGGGCTCGGCGCCTGCACCGGGGAGCACGGAATTGGCCTGGGGAACGTTCACCGTGCAGCCTGGTCAGGTGATTGCCGTGCGATTTGCGGCCCGGGTGTCGGCCAATGCGGGCACCGCCACCTACCAGAATGACGCCGGGGCCACGCCGCAGAACCGCACGGTGGCGTACGATTTTCTGGCCTCCACCACGGAAGACGTGGTGGTGCTGGGCGCAGACGCAGGCCTGATCTCGGGCGTGGTGTTCCACGATACCGACAACAGCGGCAGCTATGACGCAGCGCAGGACTTACCCTTGTCCGGCGTGTCCGTGCAGTTCTTTGACGCCGGCAACACCCTGGTCTATGAAGAAGTCACGGACGCGGGTGGGCGCTACGCACGCGTGGTACCACTGGGTACTTGGTCGGTGCGAGCAGTCGCCACCGGCATCCCCGCAGGGCTTACGCTGGGATCAGGCTTCAACAACCCGGCATCGGTCAATGTTGCGTCAGCGCAGAGCGTGCAAACCGACATGGGCTTCGTCAACCCGACTGCCTTGCCCGACCTCTCCATCGCCAAGTCGCACTCCGGCAACTTCGCCCAAGGGCAGGTGGGGGCACAGTACCAACTGGTTGTGACGAACAGGGGCACCGGACCTTCGAGCGGTACCGTCACGGTGACGGACACTCTGCCGGCAGGCCTCACGGCCACGAACATCGGCGGCGCCGGATGGTCTTCTTGCACGTTGGCGACCTTGGCCTGCACGCGCAGCGATCCTCTGGCGGCTGGCGCGTCATACCCTGCGATCACCCTCACGGTGAATGTGGCCGCCAATGCCGCTCCGCTGATCACCAATCAGGCTGCGGTCAGTGGCGGTGGCGAGACAAACACCAGCAACAACACCGCCACCGATGCCACCACCGTCACTTCCACGGCCCTGGCGCCGGACCTGACGCTGGCTAAAACCCATGCGGGCAATTTCAGCCAGGGCCAGGTGGGCGCGGTTTACACGCTGACAGTTCGCAACACCGGCGCAGGCCCCACATCAGGTACCGTGACTGTCGTGGATACGCTGCCTTCTGGCCTCACCGCCACGGCCCTCGGAGGGAGTGGTTGGAGCTGTGTGCTCCCCGCCTTGAGCTGCACGCGCAGCGACACGCTTGCTGCCGGGGCCTCCTGGCCGGCTATCACGGTGACGGTTGCGGTGAGCGTCAATGCCGCCGCGTCGTTAACGAACACGGCCACCGTGTCGGGAGGGGGAGACTCCACACCGGGCAACAACACCGCCAGCGACGTAACCACGATTGCCGCCTGTAATTGCACGCTCACGGGGCATGTGTTCCAGGATCTGAACCGCAACGGCGTCAAGGACGCGGGCGAGCCGCCTTTTGCGAACGTGCAGATCACGTTGCAACAAGTGACGCAAGGCACGTCCTCCGCGCTGCAATTGCGCAGTGCGATGCAGGTCAAGGCGGGCACCTGGGCAGCGGTCACCGACATCAATGGGAACTTCAGTGTTCAGCTTCCGGGTGTAACCACGGTGCAGCTGTTTGTGACGCCGCCCACAGGCTATGCCGAAACCACAGGCACCAGCGGACAGACAGTGACGGTGGGCCAGGTGCTGGCCGCGGCGTTGCCCGTGGGCCTTGTGCCTGCCGCGCCCACCTCCGCAACTGCCATTCCGATGTGGAGCCCCTGGATGTGGGCTTTGATGTCGCTGTTGTTGGGCGGCCTCGGGTGGCGCGCCCAGCGCGGTCGCCAGCGTTGA
- the argE gene encoding acetylornithine deacetylase, with translation MISAHALELAQTLVRMNTVSHNSNLELIHFIRDHLAKLGVKSRLTFNEDKTKANLFATLGEGKPAGIILSGHTDTVPWDGQDWTMDPLSALVKDGNLYGRGSADMKAFIGVAVSQAEQFLNSDAPFALHYAFSYEEEVGCFGVKELIADLRDANIKPLACIVGEPTSMIPAIAHKGVYRYKCCVRGKEAHSSLTPHSVNAIEMAARVVGRVRDMAEDFEKNELRFEGFDVPFSTSSVGQFHGGIADNVVPRDAEFRYEFRDLPTANAAQMQSEVVAYAQSLEPGMKKVAPAAGFEFETICEIPSFLGSKDDPVTRLAQELSGEKGTTLVAFGTEAGLFKNAGISTVVCGPGSIQQAHQPDEYVSLEQLGRCEAFMQGLAATNAFG, from the coding sequence ATGATTTCTGCCCACGCCCTCGAACTTGCGCAAACCCTGGTGCGCATGAACACCGTCAGCCACAACTCCAATCTGGAGCTGATCCATTTCATCCGCGACCACCTGGCCAAGCTGGGCGTAAAAAGCCGCCTGACCTTCAACGAGGACAAGACCAAGGCCAACCTGTTCGCCACGCTGGGCGAAGGCAAGCCCGCGGGCATCATCCTCTCGGGCCACACCGACACGGTGCCGTGGGACGGGCAGGACTGGACCATGGACCCGCTGAGCGCGCTGGTCAAGGACGGCAATCTGTACGGGCGCGGCAGTGCCGACATGAAGGCCTTCATCGGCGTGGCCGTGTCGCAGGCCGAGCAGTTTTTGAACAGCGATGCGCCGTTCGCCCTCCACTACGCGTTCAGCTACGAGGAAGAGGTTGGCTGCTTTGGCGTGAAGGAACTCATCGCTGACCTGCGCGATGCCAACATCAAGCCCCTGGCCTGCATCGTGGGCGAGCCCACCAGCATGATCCCCGCCATCGCGCACAAGGGTGTGTACCGCTACAAGTGCTGCGTGCGCGGCAAGGAGGCGCATTCATCCCTCACCCCCCATTCGGTCAACGCCATCGAGATGGCCGCCCGCGTGGTGGGCCGGGTGCGCGACATGGCGGAAGACTTTGAAAAGAATGAGCTCCGTTTCGAGGGCTTTGACGTGCCGTTCTCCACCAGCAGCGTGGGCCAGTTCCACGGCGGCATTGCCGACAACGTGGTGCCGCGCGACGCCGAGTTCCGCTACGAGTTCCGCGACCTGCCCACGGCCAACGCCGCGCAGATGCAGTCTGAAGTGGTGGCCTACGCCCAATCGCTGGAGCCGGGCATGAAGAAAGTGGCGCCCGCAGCGGGCTTCGAGTTCGAAACCATCTGCGAGATCCCGAGCTTTCTGGGCAGCAAGGACGACCCGGTGACGCGCCTGGCGCAGGAACTGTCGGGCGAAAAAGGCACCACCCTGGTGGCCTTTGGCACCGAGGCGGGCCTGTTCAAAAACGCGGGCATCTCCACCGTCGTGTGTGGCCCTGGCAGCATCCAGCAGGCCCACCAGCCCGACGAGTACGTGAGTCTGGAGCAGCTGGGACGCTGCGAGGCGTTCATGCAGGGGCTGGCTGCCACCAACGCATTCGGCTGA
- a CDS encoding M20 aminoacylase family protein produces MNVIDSIVTQAASIAAVRRDIHAHPELCFEEVRTADVVAQKLTEWGIPIHRGLGKTGVVGIVKGRDGGANGRAIGLRADMDALPMQEFNTFAHASKHQGKMHACGHDGHVAMLLAAAQHFAKHRNFDGTVYLIFQPAEEGGGGARVMIEDGLFEQFPMEAVYGMHNWPGMPVGTFAVSPGPVMASTSEFKITIRGKGGHAALPHTGIDPVPIACGMVQTFQTIISRNKKPVDAGVISVTMIHAGEATNVVPDSVELQGTVRTFTTEVTDLIEKRMRQIAENHCAAHDATCEFEFVRNYPPTVNSPAEAEFARKVMTGIVGEERVVVQEPTMGAEDFAYMLQAKPGAYCFIANGDGAHREMGHGGGPCMLHNPSYDFNDDLIPLGATYWVKLAEEWLAQPAKAA; encoded by the coding sequence ATGAACGTTATTGACTCCATCGTCACCCAGGCGGCCAGTATTGCAGCGGTGCGCCGGGACATTCACGCCCACCCCGAGCTGTGCTTCGAAGAAGTGCGCACCGCCGACGTGGTGGCGCAAAAGCTCACCGAGTGGGGCATTCCCATCCACCGGGGCCTGGGCAAGACGGGCGTGGTGGGCATCGTCAAGGGGCGTGACGGCGGCGCCAACGGCCGTGCGATTGGCCTGCGCGCCGACATGGATGCCCTGCCCATGCAGGAGTTCAACACCTTCGCCCACGCCAGCAAACACCAGGGCAAGATGCACGCGTGCGGCCACGACGGCCACGTGGCCATGCTGCTGGCAGCGGCGCAGCACTTTGCCAAGCACCGCAACTTTGACGGCACCGTGTACCTGATCTTCCAGCCCGCGGAAGAGGGCGGCGGTGGTGCCCGCGTAATGATCGAGGACGGCCTGTTCGAGCAGTTTCCCATGGAGGCCGTGTACGGCATGCACAACTGGCCCGGCATGCCTGTGGGCACCTTTGCGGTGAGCCCCGGCCCGGTGATGGCATCGACCAGCGAATTCAAGATCACCATCCGGGGCAAGGGCGGCCATGCGGCGCTGCCGCACACCGGCATCGACCCGGTACCGATTGCCTGCGGCATGGTGCAGACCTTCCAGACCATCATCAGCCGCAACAAGAAGCCGGTGGACGCGGGCGTGATCTCGGTCACCATGATCCACGCGGGCGAGGCCACCAACGTGGTGCCCGACAGCGTCGAGCTGCAGGGCACGGTGCGCACCTTCACCACCGAAGTTACGGACCTCATCGAAAAGCGCATGCGCCAGATCGCCGAGAACCATTGCGCTGCGCACGACGCCACCTGTGAGTTCGAGTTCGTGCGCAACTACCCGCCCACCGTCAACTCCCCCGCCGAGGCCGAATTTGCCCGCAAGGTCATGACCGGCATCGTGGGCGAAGAGCGGGTGGTGGTCCAGGAGCCCACCATGGGCGCCGAAGACTTTGCCTACATGCTGCAGGCCAAGCCCGGTGCGTACTGCTTCATCGCCAACGGCGACGGCGCCCACCGCGAGATGGGCCACGGCGGCGGCCCCTGCATGCTGCACAACCCGAGCTACGACTTCAACGACGACCTGATCCCGCTGGGCGCGACCTACTGGGTCAAGCTGGCCGAGGAATGGCTGGCCCAGCCTGCCAAAGCGGCCTGA
- a CDS encoding M14 family metallopeptidase, with protein MTGIVEAFSPSYAQARTKFLEAAAAAGLPIESHAHPLKGRDGEDLAMDVVRDGPADAKKLLIVSSACHGVEGYCGSGVQVFALHDAEWRAKARDAGVATLYIHALNPYGFSHVRRFTHENVDLNRNFQDFSKPLPVNTAYREVQPLLLPEQWPPGPENLAAVQQYIATKGEAAWQAAISQGQHEFPQGVFFGGTEPTWSNRTLRQVLRQHGAAASKIAWIDLHTGLGPGGHGERIYAGNDDAVAVARARAWWDGDGATPVTSIYDGSSTSAFLTGLMWTSIYDECPHAEYTGIAMEYGTVPVLDVMNAIRAEQWLNLHPETPADKAAQIKAQMLAAFYTDTDTWKGQIISQARQSMFQAVNGLAA; from the coding sequence ATGACCGGAATCGTTGAAGCCTTCTCGCCCAGCTATGCCCAGGCGCGCACAAAGTTTCTGGAGGCCGCCGCAGCCGCCGGCCTGCCCATCGAATCGCACGCCCACCCGCTCAAGGGCCGCGACGGCGAAGACCTGGCCATGGACGTGGTGCGCGACGGTCCGGCCGATGCGAAGAAGCTGCTCATCGTGAGCAGCGCCTGCCACGGCGTCGAGGGCTACTGCGGCAGCGGCGTGCAGGTGTTTGCGCTGCACGACGCCGAATGGCGCGCCAAGGCGCGCGATGCCGGTGTGGCCACGCTCTACATCCATGCGCTCAACCCGTATGGCTTCTCGCACGTGCGCCGCTTCACGCACGAGAACGTGGACCTGAACCGCAACTTCCAGGACTTCAGCAAGCCCCTGCCGGTGAATACTGCCTACCGCGAGGTGCAGCCCCTGCTTCTGCCTGAGCAATGGCCTCCTGGCCCCGAGAACCTGGCCGCCGTGCAGCAGTACATCGCCACCAAGGGCGAGGCCGCATGGCAGGCCGCCATCTCGCAGGGCCAGCACGAGTTTCCGCAGGGTGTGTTCTTTGGGGGCACCGAGCCCACCTGGAGCAACCGCACGCTGCGCCAGGTGCTGCGCCAGCACGGTGCTGCTGCATCCAAGATCGCCTGGATTGACCTGCACACGGGCCTGGGCCCCGGCGGCCATGGCGAACGCATTTATGCAGGCAACGACGATGCTGTGGCCGTAGCCCGCGCGCGCGCCTGGTGGGACGGCGACGGCGCCACGCCGGTCACGTCGATCTACGACGGCTCGTCCACCTCCGCTTTCCTCACCGGCCTGATGTGGACATCGATCTACGACGAGTGCCCCCATGCGGAGTACACCGGTATTGCCATGGAGTACGGCACGGTGCCCGTGCTCGACGTGATGAACGCCATCCGTGCCGAGCAATGGCTTAACCTGCACCCTGAGACCCCCGCTGACAAAGCCGCGCAGATCAAGGCGCAAATGCTGGCAGCCTTCTACACCGACACGGACACGTGGAAGGGCCAGATCATCAGCCAGGCACGGCAGTCGATGTTCCAGGCAGTGAACGGGTTGGCAGCCTGA